A stretch of the Mesorhizobium sp. Pch-S genome encodes the following:
- a CDS encoding NAD(P)H-binding protein, which produces MYVVLGASGRAGGAVAHALIERGEAVRVVLRRSEQAGRWRALGAEAALAGMEDAEAMATALEGASAAFLLNPPPANGDPYLQTDELGAALAEAVRQARLPRAVVLSSIGAQHATGTGVITTLNRFEALLKDTVPAIVFLRSGYFVETWGEVAQAVLSENVLPTFIEPSLKIPMVSTLDVGRVAASLLCEARTGIVELGGPQDWSAGDVAEAFAEVLGRPVTPVFVPPQHRAALLAGEGVPDDVASALLGMYEGIARGLFAREHGNDHRRGTVSLREAVERIVAAAGC; this is translated from the coding sequence ATGTATGTCGTTCTCGGAGCAAGCGGTCGTGCCGGTGGCGCGGTTGCGCATGCCCTCATCGAACGGGGCGAGGCCGTGCGTGTCGTGCTGCGCCGCAGCGAACAGGCAGGCCGATGGAGAGCCCTTGGTGCCGAAGCAGCGCTTGCCGGCATGGAGGATGCAGAAGCGATGGCGACGGCGCTGGAGGGCGCATCGGCGGCGTTCCTGCTCAATCCGCCACCGGCGAATGGCGACCCCTACCTGCAGACCGACGAACTTGGCGCTGCGCTGGCCGAGGCGGTGCGGCAGGCGCGCCTGCCCAGGGCCGTCGTGCTGTCGTCCATCGGCGCGCAGCATGCAACCGGCACAGGAGTGATAACCACCCTCAACCGGTTCGAGGCTTTGCTCAAGGATACGGTCCCGGCGATCGTCTTCCTGCGTTCGGGTTATTTCGTCGAGACGTGGGGCGAGGTCGCGCAAGCCGTCCTTTCTGAGAATGTTCTGCCAACCTTCATCGAACCTTCCTTGAAGATTCCGATGGTGAGCACGCTCGATGTCGGGCGCGTCGCGGCAAGCCTGTTGTGCGAGGCCCGGACAGGCATCGTTGAGCTTGGCGGCCCGCAGGACTGGAGCGCCGGCGATGTCGCCGAGGCTTTCGCCGAGGTCCTCGGCCGTCCGGTGACGCCGGTGTTCGTGCCGCCGCAACACCGCGCCGCGCTGCTTGCCGGGGAAGGCGTGCCGGATGACGTCGCGAGCGCACTGCTCGGCATGTATGAAGGCATCGCCCGCGGCCTGTTCGCCCGCGAGCACGGCAACGACCATCGCCGCGGTACGGTTTCGCTGCGGGAAGCGGTCGAGCGGATTGTCGCGGCCGCAGGCTGCTGA
- a CDS encoding LysR family transcriptional regulator — translation MRKVNLRRIDLNLLVALQALLEERNVTRAAQRLGMSQPAASRALGRLRALFSDALLVDAPGGYILSARANEIRPHLQRILAGVGDMLEANAFDPATATGHIRLLMPDLQAAVLAPHLLARLAREAPLLDLDIAAPGANGFEMLEHGGAEAMVALIDDAPAGIQRRRLYDEELVTLMRAQHPALARKLTLERFLALEHIVVSVTGVGAAPVDEALARLGQTRRVKLRVPNFFAAVEIAARSDLVMTLPASLARAAATMERFVSLAPPLDLGTFTMSLAWHARQQDAPRHIWLRRAIVAAATDMSSRR, via the coding sequence ATGCGGAAAGTGAATTTACGTCGGATCGATCTCAATCTCCTGGTGGCGCTGCAGGCGCTGCTGGAGGAAAGGAACGTGACGCGGGCGGCCCAGCGGCTTGGCATGAGCCAGCCGGCGGCGAGCCGTGCGCTGGGACGGCTGCGCGCGCTGTTTTCGGACGCACTGCTGGTCGACGCTCCGGGCGGCTACATCCTGTCCGCCCGTGCCAACGAGATCCGTCCTCACCTGCAGAGAATACTGGCGGGCGTCGGCGACATGCTGGAAGCCAATGCCTTCGATCCGGCAACCGCCACCGGCCACATCCGGCTGCTGATGCCAGACCTCCAGGCCGCGGTGCTGGCACCGCATCTGCTGGCCCGCCTCGCCCGCGAAGCACCGCTGCTCGACCTCGACATCGCGGCGCCCGGCGCGAACGGGTTCGAAATGCTTGAACATGGCGGAGCCGAGGCGATGGTGGCGTTGATCGACGACGCGCCGGCCGGTATCCAGCGGCGGCGGCTCTATGACGAAGAACTGGTGACGCTGATGCGGGCACAGCATCCCGCGCTTGCCCGCAAGCTCACGCTGGAACGCTTCCTGGCGCTGGAGCATATCGTGGTGAGCGTCACCGGCGTGGGCGCAGCCCCTGTCGACGAGGCGCTGGCACGACTGGGGCAGACGCGGCGGGTGAAACTGCGCGTGCCCAACTTCTTCGCAGCGGTGGAGATCGCTGCGCGTTCCGACCTCGTCATGACCCTGCCGGCGAGCCTGGCGCGCGCCGCCGCCACCATGGAACGCTTCGTCTCGCTGGCGCCACCGCTCGATCTCGGGACCTTCACGATGAGCCTCGCCTGGCACGCGCGCCAGCAGGATGCACCGCGGCACATCTGGCTGCGGCGCGCTATCGTCGCGGCAGCGACGGATATGTCGTCGCGCCGCTGA
- a CDS encoding D-tagatose-bisphosphate aldolase, class II, non-catalytic subunit yields MSATSRLAGLPARFARGERGGITSICSAHPLVIEAALLEGIATGMDVLIEATCNQVNQEGGYTGMTPADFRSFVEDIATRLGFDTSRLILGGDHLGPNPWKHLPADEAMQRADVMMDAFVRAGFTKIHLDTSMGCLGEPVALPDAVTAERAARLARIAEMAAAEAGYDLPAYIIGTEVPIPGGAMEALDHLELTTPAAAVETVEVHRRAFAALGLEDAFARAIGVVVQPGVEFGNENVVVYDSAKATALSGVLRQMPQFVFEAHSTDYQPQQALAALVHDGFAILKVGPGLTFALREALFGLDQIAAFLDRLPEEETLRGKMEKLLLAEPKNWEKYYHGDADDLRLQRHFSYSDRIRYYWPHPQASAAVDALLKRLEGRAIPETLISQNLATLYPAVAAGKVEATPHALMVEAVRNVVRSYNRAALSLQPA; encoded by the coding sequence ATGAGCGCCACCAGCAGACTCGCCGGCCTTCCGGCCCGCTTCGCAAGGGGCGAGCGCGGCGGCATTACTTCGATCTGCTCGGCTCATCCGCTGGTCATCGAGGCAGCACTCCTGGAAGGCATCGCCACCGGTATGGATGTGCTGATCGAAGCCACCTGCAACCAGGTCAACCAGGAAGGCGGCTACACCGGCATGACGCCGGCGGACTTCCGCAGCTTCGTCGAGGACATCGCGACGCGTCTCGGCTTCGACACCAGCCGCCTGATCCTCGGCGGCGATCACCTCGGCCCCAATCCGTGGAAACATCTGCCCGCCGATGAGGCGATGCAGCGCGCCGATGTCATGATGGACGCGTTCGTCCGCGCCGGCTTCACCAAGATCCACCTCGACACCTCGATGGGCTGTCTTGGCGAGCCGGTGGCATTGCCGGATGCGGTGACGGCCGAACGGGCGGCACGGCTTGCCAGGATCGCGGAAATGGCGGCGGCTGAGGCCGGCTATGACCTGCCGGCCTACATCATCGGCACCGAGGTACCGATCCCGGGCGGGGCGATGGAAGCGCTCGACCATCTGGAACTGACCACGCCGGCCGCCGCCGTCGAGACGGTCGAGGTCCACCGCCGCGCCTTCGCGGCACTCGGCCTTGAGGACGCCTTCGCCCGCGCCATCGGTGTGGTGGTGCAGCCGGGTGTGGAATTCGGCAACGAGAATGTCGTCGTCTATGACAGTGCCAAGGCGACGGCGCTGAGCGGCGTGCTCAGGCAGATGCCGCAATTCGTCTTCGAGGCGCATTCGACCGACTACCAGCCGCAGCAGGCGCTGGCGGCTCTGGTCCATGACGGCTTCGCCATCCTCAAGGTCGGCCCCGGCCTCACCTTCGCGCTGCGCGAAGCGCTGTTCGGCCTCGACCAGATCGCTGCTTTCCTTGACCGCCTGCCGGAAGAGGAGACACTGCGCGGCAAGATGGAAAAGCTGCTTTTGGCCGAGCCGAAGAACTGGGAGAAATATTATCATGGCGACGCCGACGACCTGCGCCTGCAGCGCCATTTCTCCTACAGCGACCGCATCCGCTACTACTGGCCGCATCCGCAGGCTTCGGCCGCTGTCGACGCCTTGCTCAAGCGCCTCGAAGGCCGCGCCATCCCGGAGACGCTGATCAGCCAGAACCTGGCGACGCTCTACCCGGCGGTTGCCGCCGGCAAGGTCGAGGCGACGCCGCACGCCCTGATGGTCGAGGCGGTCCGCAACGTCGTGCGCAGCTACAACCGCGCGGCCTTGTCACTCCAGCCGGCCTGA
- a CDS encoding sugar kinase, translating into MKKIITIGEIVVEIMAVEPGLGFTAAIPLIGPFASGAPAIFIDQAAKLGQPCGIVSAVGNDDFGVLNVERLRRDGADVSAIGVHPTAATGSAFVRYRPDGNRDFIYNIRHSACSAIGLTPEAEALIDGADHLHIMGSALFFDGIVSAIFEATRRIKAKGGTVSFDPNIRKEMLELPGMREALAHALENADLFMPSGPEMFLFTKATEEAAAIAELLERGIKAIVVKRGADGASYFDRSGEVSAPAFRVEEIDPTGAGDSFGAAFVTCWLRGMAPGKALTIANATGARAVSVKGPMEGTSTMAEIETFLHSQGVAA; encoded by the coding sequence ATGAAGAAGATCATCACCATCGGCGAGATCGTCGTCGAGATCATGGCTGTCGAGCCCGGGCTCGGTTTCACCGCCGCCATCCCGCTCATCGGTCCGTTCGCCTCCGGTGCGCCGGCGATCTTCATCGACCAGGCCGCCAAGCTCGGCCAGCCCTGCGGCATTGTCAGCGCCGTCGGCAATGACGACTTTGGCGTGCTCAATGTCGAGCGGCTGCGGCGGGACGGCGCCGATGTCTCGGCCATTGGCGTTCATCCGACGGCGGCCACCGGCAGCGCCTTCGTGCGCTACCGGCCGGACGGCAACCGCGACTTCATCTACAACATCCGCCACAGCGCCTGCAGCGCCATCGGCCTGACGCCTGAGGCCGAAGCGCTCATCGACGGTGCCGACCACCTGCACATCATGGGTTCGGCGCTGTTCTTCGACGGCATCGTCTCGGCCATCTTCGAGGCGACGCGGCGCATCAAGGCCAAAGGCGGCACCGTCTCCTTCGACCCCAACATCCGCAAGGAGATGCTGGAGCTGCCCGGCATGCGCGAGGCTCTCGCCCATGCGCTCGAAAACGCCGACCTGTTCATGCCGAGCGGCCCGGAGATGTTCCTGTTCACCAAGGCGACCGAGGAGGCGGCGGCGATCGCCGAACTGCTCGAGCGCGGCATCAAGGCCATCGTCGTCAAGCGCGGCGCCGACGGCGCCAGCTATTTCGACCGCTCCGGCGAAGTGTCCGCCCCGGCCTTCAGGGTCGAGGAGATCGATCCGACCGGCGCCGGCGACAGCTTCGGCGCGGCCTTCGTCACCTGCTGGCTGCGCGGCATGGCGCCCGGCAAGGCGCTGACCATCGCCAACGCCACCGGCGCGCGCGCCGTCAGCGTCAAGGGGCCGATGGAGGGCACCTCCACCATGGCCGAGATCGAAACCTTCCTGCACAGCCAAGGAGTTGCGGCATGA
- a CDS encoding ribose ABC transporter permease, with product MSNVQDIQKKAADAEVRRSFLASPTVRQYGGIIISLAVLCVVFSVMSPRFLAFNNFMNIMQQVAVIAVAAYGMTYVILLGDIDLSIGSIIAVAGMVAAQAFAMGFGFVPAVALTLAAGALMGALNGALSAKLMLPSFIVTVATMGIYRGMVSLPTNGAPAMIENDTWLAIGGESFLGIPIIIWIMAVLFVVNHIILSKTIFGRQVYLTGGNREAAIYSGIRVDRIKIIVFTISGMMAAISGMLLSSRLSSAQTNAGTGYELDAIAAVVLGGTSLAGGVGTIVGTILGALIIGVINNGMNMLSVPYFYQLIVKGAVILIAVWLDVRSKSART from the coding sequence ATGAGCAATGTTCAGGACATCCAGAAGAAGGCCGCCGACGCCGAGGTCCGCCGCTCTTTCCTGGCCTCGCCGACGGTGCGCCAGTATGGCGGCATCATCATCTCGCTGGCCGTGCTGTGCGTGGTGTTCTCGGTGATGAGCCCGCGCTTCCTCGCCTTCAACAATTTCATGAACATCATGCAGCAGGTCGCCGTCATCGCGGTCGCCGCCTACGGCATGACCTATGTCATCCTGCTCGGCGACATCGACCTGTCGATCGGCTCCATCATCGCCGTCGCCGGCATGGTGGCGGCGCAGGCCTTCGCCATGGGCTTCGGCTTTGTGCCGGCGGTGGCGCTGACGCTGGCCGCCGGCGCGCTGATGGGGGCGCTGAACGGCGCGCTGTCGGCCAAGCTGATGCTGCCATCCTTCATCGTCACGGTGGCGACGATGGGCATCTATCGCGGCATGGTCAGCCTGCCGACCAACGGCGCGCCCGCGATGATCGAGAACGACACCTGGCTCGCCATCGGCGGCGAAAGCTTCCTCGGCATCCCGATCATCATCTGGATCATGGCCGTGCTGTTCGTGGTCAACCACATCATCCTGTCGAAGACGATCTTCGGGCGGCAGGTCTATCTCACCGGCGGCAACCGCGAAGCGGCGATCTATTCCGGCATCCGCGTCGACCGCATCAAGATCATCGTCTTCACCATTTCGGGCATGATGGCGGCGATCAGCGGCATGCTGCTGTCCTCGCGCCTATCGTCGGCGCAGACCAATGCCGGCACGGGCTACGAGCTCGACGCCATCGCCGCGGTAGTCCTCGGCGGCACCTCGCTCGCCGGCGGTGTCGGCACCATCGTCGGCACCATCCTCGGCGCGCTCATCATCGGCGTCATCAACAACGGCATGAACATGCTGTCGGTGCCTTATTTCTACCAGCTCATCGTCAAGGGCGCCGTCATCCTTATCGCCGTCTGGCTCGACGTGCGCAGCAAATCCGCCCGGACCTGA